The genomic segment GGCGTTCCGTCTGGGCGATGATTGACACGGAGACGCGCCAGCCCGTCAATATCCTCGAGGTGAACGACGGGGCGCTGTCGGGCTATGTGGATGCGGAGAAAGTCTGTCCGATAGCCAAGAGCTCGCGGGTGAAGATGAGCGAGACGGCAGCGTTTGTGCGGGAGATAGCCACCGGCTATAGCGACATTGACGTGAACGGTCACGTGAACAGCATCAAATACATCGAGCATGTGCTCGACCTCTTCCCGCTGTCTTTCTATGAGACGCACCGCCTGCGCCGCTTCGAGATAGCCTATGTGGTGGAGACACGCTGTGGCGAACAACTGCGTTTCTATCGGGAGGAGACGGAGCCTGACACCTTCTGCGTGCGCATCTGTAAACTTCCTGTCGGTGCCGATGAAGAGATTGAGGTGTGCCGATGCCAGTTGGTGTTCGAAAAATCGTGACACCGACAGGCGGAGATATGTGCTATATGCAACTAACTCGCAGGTGCTGAAAATGCAAATCATGCGAAAATACGCCGTTTTTTGCGAAAATCTCTACCTCGAATGGGAAAAACGCCCGTTTTTCAATCGTTTTTCTAAATGGCTGACGTTGAGGTGTTTACAGATGTTTCTGACCGTTTTGCGGTTTTAAAGTCGTTTTTCGGTTTTGTAAAAGTGGGTACTTTCAGGATGCGAAAGTGGCACTTTTAGGTTCCAAAAGTCCCCCTTTTAGAAGCTAAAAGTGCCACTTTTATGTGCTGAAAACTGCCGTTTTCTTGGAAATTAACAAAACTGAAGTTAAACAGGTAGGGTGTTTTGTGAAATGAAAGTTAAATATCGGCATTCGGTTTTCGTAGAATTGAGAACCCGTTTGTCAAGATACATTCCTTAAAAAGGAAAATTTTTAAGTTAAAACGGAATGTGATTTTAACACATTCCGTTCCCTGAAATCAGTGTGGTTTTTAGATGTTTCCGCTGCATGCTCATTTCAACAGGTCGGGACGCAGTCGGCGGGTGCGCTCCATTGCCTGTTCCATTTCCCATTCCTTGATTTTCGCTTCGTTGCCACTCAGCAGTATTTCCGGCACCTTCCAGCCTTTGTAGTCGGCTGGTCGGGTGTAGATGGGTGCGGAGAGCATGTCGTCCTGGAAGCAGTCGCTCAGCGCACTCTGTTCGTCGCCAATCACGCCGGGAACGATTCGCACGACGGCATCGGCAATGACCGCCGCTGCCAGTTCGCCGCCCGTGAGCACATAGTCGCCGATGCTGATTTCGCGCGTGATGAGATGGTCGCGTATGCGCTGGTCGATGCCTTTGTAGTGGCCACAGAGAATGATGAGGTTGCCTTTCATCGAGAGATCGTTGGCAACGTGCTGGTCGAACTGTTCGCCGTCGGGCGATGTGAAGATGACCTCGTCGTAGTCCCTTTCCGTTTTCAGCGCACTGATGCAGCGGTCAATGGGCTCGCACTGCATGACCATGCCTGCGAAGCCGCCATAGGGATAGTCGTCCACCCGTCGCCATTTGTCGGACGAGTAGTCGCGCAGGTTGTGCAGCCGGATTTCTGCCAGACCTTTCTTCTGTGCCCGTGCGAGGATGGACTCGTGGATGAATCCTTCGAGCATCTCGGGCAGTACGGTGATGATATCTATTCTCATATTTTTCGTCGTGATAAGCCCCTATTTGCTGTAGAACAGCTGCTGGGGGCTGATAATGTTGCCTTTGCTGTCGAGCACGTGCAGGCGCAGCATGCCGCCGTTGCTGTCGAAATAGCGCGCCTCAATGGTGTGGTAGCCAGCCCGGAGCGCCACCTGTCCCGTCTCTTCGTGAGGCGATTGCGGGCGGTCGTTATCGACAATCATGTTGCCGTCGATTTTCAGCCAGCTGCCGTCGTCGCTCTTGAGTGCAAACGTGTAGATGTCGTCGGCAGGAACCCGGATGTAGCCCGTGATGATGAGTCCGATATTTCCACGCACGCCGTCGGGGATTTTGACATCGCTGACGGGATAGTTGCCTTTGAACGGTGCCTTGGGAATCCGTTTGCAGGTTTCTCCCACGAAGTCGTACCACGCGGCATTGAGTCCGTTTTTCAGCGTCTCCGTCACGCTGACCGGCTCAAGATAGCCCTGTTTGATGAATTGTGTCCTGAACATTTCGCCCGGCCGTCCGCCGTGTCCGAAAGTGCGGAGGATGAGGTTGGTCGTCTCGTTGAAGGTGAGCGATGGTGTCACCTTCGGCGAGTTGCTGTCGGGGAAGCTGCCGTCGGTGGTGTAGCGCACGGTGGCGTGCGGGTCGCGGTTGATGATGCTCACGGTCGCCGTGTTGGTAAAGGCGTTCACGTTGTAGAATCCCTCGAGGTCGGGCATGCGGTAGGGAACGTTCAGCCGGTTGAGCAAATCGTATTGTCCCACCAGTCGGCGTTGGAAATCCTCGAAATTCTTGCGTTCAGGTTTGCTCCATGCCAGTTCGGAGAGTGCCAGGATGCGCGGGAAATACATATATAATGCCCGTTCGCGCGAGGGCACCCATTCCGTCCAAAGGTTCGCCTGCACGCCGAGCACATGGCTTTTCTGCTCATCGTTCAGCGTGTTGGGAAGCAGTTCATAGTCGTACATGGCAGGCAGTTTCGCCTTGTCCTCGGAGTAGTCGATGTAGAACTGTGCGTTCGGACAGTAGATGACGTCGTTGCCCTGTGCCGTGGCATGAGGAATGGCGTTGGGCTCCCATGTGCGCCACCACATGAGCGTGGCAGTCTCAGAGAGTCCGCCTTCGATGATTTCGTCCCATCCAATCATCTTCCTTCCGTGCTTGTTGATGTATTTCTCCATGTCCTTGATGAACCATGCCTGGAGCTCTTTCTCGTCTTTGAGGCGGTGGTCCTTGATGCGCTGCTGGCAGTCGGGACACTTCTTCCAGTTGTCCTTCTCCACCTCGTCGCCACCGATGTGCACATATTCATAGGGGAAGAGCTGGAACACTTCGTCCCACACGTCGCGACAGAACCGGAGCATGCTGTCCTTTCCCGGGCAGAGTGGGGACGTGAAGACCTTTCCCCAGCCGATTTGCTTGAAGCATGACAGTCCGTCGTAGTTGCTGATAGCTGCCAGCATGTGCCCGGGCATGTCGATTTCGGGCACAATCTCGATGCCTCGCTGGCGGGCATAGGCAACGATTTCGCGGATGTCGTCCTGCGAATAGTAGCCGCCGTAGAGTGTATCGCCGTTCTCTACGCGCTTCTTGGCATCGGGCAAGAGCATGTAGTCGGTGTCCTCAGTGACGGCACGGCGCAGACAGATAGAGTCCTGATTGTTGTAGGTGCGCCATGCTCCGCGCTCGGTGAGCAACGGATATTTCTTGATTTCAATGCGCCATCCCTGGTCGTCGGTGAGGTGCCAGTGGAAGCGGTTGAGTTTATAGAGCGCCATGAGGTCGATGATTTCCTTGACCTCGTCCTTCGAAAAGAAGTGTCGGGAGCAGTCGAGATGGAAACCGCGCCATCCGAAGCGCGGACTGTCGGTGATAGTGACGCAGGGAACTGCCTTGCCGTCAATCAGTTGGCGGAGCGTGGCAATGCCGCACACAACGCCGTTATAGTCAGCGCCGTTGATGGTGATGCGATTCTTCTTCACCGTCAGTTCGTAATTATCGTCGCCGTGCCGTCTCGTCGTGATGACGATGTTCGCCTTTTCGCCCTTCACGATTTTCAGCGTCAGTCCGGTCATCTGTCGGATGGCAGCCTGCAGATACTCCGCAGCCAGTCGCCCGTCGGCGAAGTTGCCATGACCGATAGTGGTCGATTTAGTGATGGAGAACTCGCCCTTCTCCCACGTGATTTGGTCGGGAATGGGCACTATGTCGCGCGTGGCATGCAATGGGAGCAAGCCTGTAAATGCAATCAATAGCGTAAATAAGATTCTGTTTCTTTTCATCTGAATACAAATTTGTTTCTGCAAAGATAGTAAAAAAATGGGTAAGTGAGAAAAATAGACGTGTTTTCCTTCTGTTTCGGCGATATTATTGAGATGCCGGTAATTCTAGTTTTCCTGACTTCATCACTTTTTTGCGCCATCATATAGCGCACAATGATAATCAGCGAGTTACGTAAAATTATTGGGTGGTTTGGGTGGCGCAAGCGAAAAACGTGTACCTTTGCACCATGTATGTACGCAAGAAACACAATCGTTCCGGCTCTACAAGTGTGGTAGTGGTCAGTAAAGCGAGTGGAAAGTATAAAGAAATAAAATCGTTTGGCTCCTCTACATCCGAAGAGGAAATACATTCATTATGCGATAAGGCTGCTGCATGGATACGTTCATTTGGCGGTCAGCAAGAACTTGACTTTGATGACCGCAAGGGAAAGGAAGTCGAGGAGACAGAGCGTTTCCTTAGCAATATTGACAACGTGTTGATAAACGGTACTCGGCTTCTGCTTGATCAAGTCTATGACAGCATCGGCTTCAACCGGATTCCCGATGAGATTCTGCGTCATTTGGTAATCGCAAGGGTGTCGCAGCCCAGAAGCAAACTTGCCACAGTAGATTACCTGAAGTCATATTATGATGAAGATGTTGACCTCAACCACATCTATCGCTACATGGACAAGCTCTACAATACCCAGATGGAGCTTGCGCAGCAGATTAGCGTAGAGCACACCCGGAAACTGTTCGGAGGCAAGATTGGATTGATGTTCTACGACGTGACGACGCTCTACTTTGAGACAGCACAGACGGACGTATTGCGTGAACCGGGGTTTTCAAAGGATGGAAAGACGGCAGAGTCACAGGTTATACTCGGTCTGCTTGTATCAGAAGGAGGCTACCCGCTTTCATACTCTCTGTTCAACG from the Prevotella sp. Rep29 genome contains:
- a CDS encoding acyl-[acyl-carrier-protein] thioesterase, whose product is MEKIEKVGSYEFLAEPFHCDFNKRITMGHLGNHLLNAADFHAEARGFGMLYLSSISRSWVLSRLAVEMDETPCAYDRFTVETWVESAMRYFTSRNFAVVNAAGKPIGYGRSVWAMIDTETRQPVNILEVNDGALSGYVDAEKVCPIAKSSRVKMSETAAFVREIATGYSDIDVNGHVNSIKYIEHVLDLFPLSFYETHRLRRFEIAYVVETRCGEQLRFYREETEPDTFCVRICKLPVGADEEIEVCRCQLVFEKS
- the trmD gene encoding tRNA (guanosine(37)-N1)-methyltransferase TrmD, giving the protein MRIDIITVLPEMLEGFIHESILARAQKKGLAEIRLHNLRDYSSDKWRRVDDYPYGGFAGMVMQCEPIDRCISALKTERDYDEVIFTSPDGEQFDQHVANDLSMKGNLIILCGHYKGIDQRIRDHLITREISIGDYVLTGGELAAAVIADAVVRIVPGVIGDEQSALSDCFQDDMLSAPIYTRPADYKGWKVPEILLSGNEAKIKEWEMEQAMERTRRLRPDLLK
- a CDS encoding family 20 glycosylhydrolase, which encodes MKRNRILFTLLIAFTGLLPLHATRDIVPIPDQITWEKGEFSITKSTTIGHGNFADGRLAAEYLQAAIRQMTGLTLKIVKGEKANIVITTRRHGDDNYELTVKKNRITINGADYNGVVCGIATLRQLIDGKAVPCVTITDSPRFGWRGFHLDCSRHFFSKDEVKEIIDLMALYKLNRFHWHLTDDQGWRIEIKKYPLLTERGAWRTYNNQDSICLRRAVTEDTDYMLLPDAKKRVENGDTLYGGYYSQDDIREIVAYARQRGIEIVPEIDMPGHMLAAISNYDGLSCFKQIGWGKVFTSPLCPGKDSMLRFCRDVWDEVFQLFPYEYVHIGGDEVEKDNWKKCPDCQQRIKDHRLKDEKELQAWFIKDMEKYINKHGRKMIGWDEIIEGGLSETATLMWWRTWEPNAIPHATAQGNDVIYCPNAQFYIDYSEDKAKLPAMYDYELLPNTLNDEQKSHVLGVQANLWTEWVPSRERALYMYFPRILALSELAWSKPERKNFEDFQRRLVGQYDLLNRLNVPYRMPDLEGFYNVNAFTNTATVSIINRDPHATVRYTTDGSFPDSNSPKVTPSLTFNETTNLILRTFGHGGRPGEMFRTQFIKQGYLEPVSVTETLKNGLNAAWYDFVGETCKRIPKAPFKGNYPVSDVKIPDGVRGNIGLIITGYIRVPADDIYTFALKSDDGSWLKIDGNMIVDNDRPQSPHEETGQVALRAGYHTIEARYFDSNGGMLRLHVLDSKGNIISPQQLFYSK